A window of Betaproteobacteria bacterium genomic DNA:
TGAGCGCTCCGGATCGTCGTTCGATGCGCTCGCGCTTCTTCGTCAATCTTTCACGTGTGAGCATCTCCGATCCCGACTGGACACGGCGCTTCCACGCGCTGCTCGATCAGTCGGACGTCTCCCGCGGCCAGCTGGTCTTCGAGATTTCCGAGGCGGCCGCCATGGCGGAAGTATCCATCAGCAAGACCTTCATACGCGATCTCAAGGAAAAGGGATTCCGGTTCGCCCTGGACAACTTCGGCTCGGGCTTCAGCTCGTTCTATTATCTTCGGCAGTTCGACGTCGACTACATCAAGATCGATGGGAGCTTCGTTCGCGATCTCACCCGCGACGACGCGAACGGAATCTTCGTGAAAGCCCTGTGCGATGTGGGCCAGGGATTGTCGAAACAGGTGATTGCCAAGTGGGTGGAAACGCCCGAGGTGCTCTCGCGGCTCAACGACATGAAGGTCGAGTACGCTCAGGGCTTCCTCTTCAACAAGCCGTTCCCGATCGAAGCGCCCGAGACGCGCGAACCCGTCTTCCGTCAGCCTCAGGCCGCCGCCCGGCACTGACGCGCTCTTCCCGGTCCCGCGCCGCTTTCGCGGCGTTCGCCGGTCTCGCGGCTCAAGGAGCAGCGGCGTCGGCTTCGTCGAGAGGCCAGCCCGAACGGAGGCGGTCGGCCCAGAAGAGAGCCATCTGGGTCTTGACCTCGGTGATGCGCCCCGTGCGGATCCATTCCAGGGCTTCGTCGAGAGGAACGATCAGGGTTTCGAGGAATTCCTCGTCATCGAGATTGCGCCTCGAAAAGCTGAGCCCGCGTGCGATGTAGACCTCGACCATCTCGTCGGAGTATCCGATGCAGGGATGCAAAGTGCAAAGCCGCGCCCAGCGGGCGGCCGTATAGCCGGTCTCCTCGAGCAGTTCGCGCTTGGCTGTCTCCAGATGGGGCTCCCCCGCCTCGAGCTTTCCTGCGGGCAATTCGTAGAAGTGCTGCCCCACGGGGTAGCGGAACTGCCGCTCCAGCAACACGGACCAGTCGTCGAAGAGAGGGAGAATGACTGCGGCACCGGGATGAACGACGTATTCCCGCCGTGCGCTGTTGCCATCCGGCAGACGCACGGTGTCCTCGCGCACTTCAAGCATGCGGCCGCGATAGACGACCGTGGTGGCGATGCGATGCTCGGTGAAATCGTGCTCCGGCAGGCCGCCGCCGGAGGGTAGCGGCATCTCGGGCATCAGAGCGTTGCCTGCATGGCCCGCTGGCACAGCGCCATGAGCCAGCCCGGCACAATACCGATGATCAGTGCCGCCAGACCGTTGACCGACAGGAGGACGCGCGCAGCGGCGTCCGAGCGGATCGGCGTCGTGTCCACCGGAGCATCGAAATACATCAGGCGCACGATGCGCAGGTAGTAGAACGCACCGATGAGCGAAAGCACGACCGCCACCACGGCCAGCCAGATGTACCCCGCGTCCAGAACTGCCTGAAGGACGGAAAGCTTGGCGTAGAAGCCCACGGTCGGAGGAATGCCGGCCATGGAGAACATGAGCAGCAGCATGAGGAACGCATACCAGGGACTGCGGCGGTTGAGCCCCTTGAAGTCCTCCAGGCGATCGGCTTCGAAGCCTTCACGCGAAAGCAGCAGGATCATGCCGAAGGTGCCCAGGCCGATCAGCGCGTACACGGCCACGTAGAACATTGCCGCACTGTAACCATTCACCGTGCCCGACAGCACGCCAAGCAGCAGGAAGCCCATGTGCGAGATCGTCGAGTAGGCGAGCATGCGCTTCAGATTGGTCTGGGCGATGGCCGTGATGTTGCCGATCGCCATGGACAGGATGGCAAGGATGATCAGCATCTGCTGCCACTCCACCAGCAGCGCCTTGTCGCCGAGCGATTCCACCAGCAGCCGGATGACGAACGCGAAGGCGGCAAGCTTGGGCGCGGTGCTGATGAACAGCGCCACGGCAGTGGGGGCGCCCTCGTAGACGTCCGGGACCCACATGTGGAAAGGAACCGCGCCGAGCTTGAAGGCAAGACCCGCCACGATGAAGACCAGTCCGAACAGAAGAATCGTCATCGTCGCCTTGCCGCTGGCGATTCGCGCCGCGACTTCGGGAATGGAAAGGGTCCCTGTCGCACCGTAGATCATGGACATGCCGTAGAGCAGCATTCCCGATGCCAGCGCGCCCAGAACGAAGTACTTCATGGCCGCCTCGGTGCTCGCCGCGTTGTCGCGATGCAAGGCAACGAGCGCGTACATCGACAGCGACAGGAGTTCCAGGCCCAGATACGCGGTCAGGAAGTGATTGGCCGAGATCATGACCATCATGCCCAGCGTGGCGAACAGGACGAGCGAGAAGAACTCGCCCTGGAACATGCCGCGCACCGTGACGTATCCGCGGGAATACACGAGCATCACTGCCACCGCGATGTACACCATGACCTTGAGCAGATCGCTCATGGGGTCGTCCACGAACATGCCGTGGAACGCGAAGACGACATCCGGTCGGCTGGAACTGATCGTCACGAGCGCACACGCACCCAGCGTGAGAAGACTGAGGAGATAGATCCCTCCGCGCTGATCGTCGCGAACGAACAGGTCCGCCACGAGAATCACGCACACCATGATGAGAAGGATCAGTTCCGGCCAGATCGGCAGGAAATCGGCAGTGGTCAGCATCACGCGCTTCTCCGGCCTACGTTGCGGTTCCAGCGGTTCATGGCAGCTTGCTCTTGGCTACCTGCTCGAGCAGATCGGCGACCGGCACTTCCAGCACCGCGTTGAAGGGGGCCGGGTGGATGCCCATCCACAGCACCGCGATGGCCAGTATTCCCAGAATCACCCATTCGCGGACTTCCACGTCCTGGAGTTCGGCGACATGCGTGTTCGCGACCGCACCGAAGACCACGCGCTTGTACATCCACAGCGTGTAGGCTGCGCCGAAGATGAGCGTCGTTGCCGCGGCGAACGCGTACCAGAAATTGATTTTTGCGGCGCTCATGATCACGAGAAACTCGCCCACGAAACCACTGGTGCCCGGCAGCCCGGCGTTGGCCATGGCGAAGAGCATGAAGAGCGATGCAAAGACCGGCATCTTGTTGACGACTCCACCGTAGTCCGCGATCTGTCGCGAATGCATGCGGTCGTACAGCACGCCCACGCAAAGGAACATCGCGCCCGAAATGAATCCGTGGGAGATCATCTGCAAGATCGCGCCCTGCATGCCCAGGCGCTCGAACAGGAACACGCCAAGGGTCACGAAGCCCATGTGCGAGATCGACGAGTACGCGATCAGCTTCTTCATGTCGGTCTGCACCAACGCCACGAGACCGATGTAGACGACGGCGATCAGCGACAGGGCGATCATGAATCCGGCCAGGGCATGGCTTGCATCCGGCACGATGGGAAGCGAAAGGCGGATGAAGCCATATCCTCCCAGCTTGAGCATGATGGCCGCCAGGACCACCGAACCGCCGGTGGGTGCCTCGACGTGTGCGTCCGGCAGCCAGGTGTGCACGGGCCACATGGGCACCTTGACGGCAAAGGCCACGAGGAAGGCGATGAAGACGAGGATCTGAGCGGTAAGAGCCAGCGGCACCTTCTGGAATTCGCTGATCGCGAAGCTTCCGCCACTTTGCTGGTGCAGATAGAGGAGCGCGACCAGCATGAGCAGTGAACCGAGCAGCGTGTAAAGGAAGAACTTCACCGATGCGTAGATCCGGTTCGGGCCGCCCCATACGCCGATGACGATGAACATCGGAATGAGGGTCGCCTCGAAGAACACGTAGAACAGCATGGCGTCCATCGCGCTGAACACACCGTTCATCAGCCCTGACATCACCAGGAAGGCCGCCATGTACTGGGCTACACGGGACTCGATGACCTTCCATCCTGCGAGCACGACGAGCACGGTGGTGAAACTGTTGAGCAGAATGAGCAGCAGCGAGATGCCATCGATGCCGAGCGCGTACTGGACGTTGTAGCGCGTGATCCAGGGCGAACGCTCGACGAATTGCATGCCGTGCGCGGCGGGATCGAACCCGGCGATGAGCGGGAGGCAGGCGAGGAGGCCTGCCAGCGACCCGAGCAGCGCCACGACACGGGCCAGCGACGCGTTCCGATCCGAACCCGTGGCGAGCACCAGGGCACCAGCAAGGATCGGGACCCAGATGACCAGCGTGAGATAGGGTGTTGTACTCATCGCAGCCTCACGTCCGGACGAACCAGACCGTCAGCAAAACGAAGACGCCGATGATCATCGTGAATGCATAGTGGTAGATGAGACCCGACTGGAACTTGCGGATGATTCCGGA
This region includes:
- a CDS encoding NUDIX hydrolase, whose amino-acid sequence is MPEMPLPSGGGLPEHDFTEHRIATTVVYRGRMLEVREDTVRLPDGNSARREYVVHPGAAVILPLFDDWSVLLERQFRYPVGQHFYELPAGKLEAGEPHLETAKRELLEETGYTAARWARLCTLHPCIGYSDEMVEVYIARGLSFSRRNLDDEEFLETLIVPLDEALEWIRTGRITEVKTQMALFWADRLRSGWPLDEADAAAP
- a CDS encoding EAL domain-containing protein; its protein translation is MLWAKQLREVLDEDRILLYVQPVIRLNDEEPMHYEVLVRIEDDDGRIISPHQFIDAAESLGLVQEIDLRVVQKLLQYLSAPDRRSMRSRFFVNLSRVSISDPDWTRRFHALLDQSDVSRGQLVFEISEAAAMAEVSISKTFIRDLKEKGFRFALDNFGSGFSSFYYLRQFDVDYIKIDGSFVRDLTRDDANGIFVKALCDVGQGLSKQVIAKWVETPEVLSRLNDMKVEYAQGFLFNKPFPIEAPETREPVFRQPQAAARH
- a CDS encoding NADH-quinone oxidoreductase subunit M; this encodes MSTTPYLTLVIWVPILAGALVLATGSDRNASLARVVALLGSLAGLLACLPLIAGFDPAAHGMQFVERSPWITRYNVQYALGIDGISLLLILLNSFTTVLVVLAGWKVIESRVAQYMAAFLVMSGLMNGVFSAMDAMLFYVFFEATLIPMFIVIGVWGGPNRIYASVKFFLYTLLGSLLMLVALLYLHQQSGGSFAISEFQKVPLALTAQILVFIAFLVAFAVKVPMWPVHTWLPDAHVEAPTGGSVVLAAIMLKLGGYGFIRLSLPIVPDASHALAGFMIALSLIAVVYIGLVALVQTDMKKLIAYSSISHMGFVTLGVFLFERLGMQGAILQMISHGFISGAMFLCVGVLYDRMHSRQIADYGGVVNKMPVFASLFMLFAMANAGLPGTSGFVGEFLVIMSAAKINFWYAFAAATTLIFGAAYTLWMYKRVVFGAVANTHVAELQDVEVREWVILGILAIAVLWMGIHPAPFNAVLEVPVADLLEQVAKSKLP
- the nuoN gene encoding NADH-quinone oxidoreductase subunit NuoN; translation: MLTTADFLPIWPELILLIMVCVILVADLFVRDDQRGGIYLLSLLTLGACALVTISSSRPDVVFAFHGMFVDDPMSDLLKVMVYIAVAVMLVYSRGYVTVRGMFQGEFFSLVLFATLGMMVMISANHFLTAYLGLELLSLSMYALVALHRDNAASTEAAMKYFVLGALASGMLLYGMSMIYGATGTLSIPEVAARIASGKATMTILLFGLVFIVAGLAFKLGAVPFHMWVPDVYEGAPTAVALFISTAPKLAAFAFVIRLLVESLGDKALLVEWQQMLIILAILSMAIGNITAIAQTNLKRMLAYSTISHMGFLLLGVLSGTVNGYSAAMFYVAVYALIGLGTFGMILLLSREGFEADRLEDFKGLNRRSPWYAFLMLLLMFSMAGIPPTVGFYAKLSVLQAVLDAGYIWLAVVAVVLSLIGAFYYLRIVRLMYFDAPVDTTPIRSDAAARVLLSVNGLAALIIGIVPGWLMALCQRAMQATL